In a single window of the Sander lucioperca isolate FBNREF2018 chromosome 19, SLUC_FBN_1.2, whole genome shotgun sequence genome:
- the sel1l gene encoding protein sel-1 homolog 1 has translation MGYQRYLKTARKFYFLTILLIVFVKGITADEEQHGNDGPELKSYHDSDSEEEDVRLASGIVAGGSVTSGHEVSQAEEEKQSPGDGLEGEEKEDLPEQPPPVEKKPKEVPVVNGGTDHGEPCIFPFLFQGKEYYDCTTDGRGDGRLWCATVYDYDQEKKWGFCETDEQAQQRLQAEELDEQYQTVLRMLNATTRRAQKKELYEKLLKVSEKGHQKAMEKVAYAMLFGDYMNQNVTKAKEMFEKLAMEGSPKAQMALGFLYAAGLGVNSSQAKALVYYTFGALGGNLVAHMILGYRYWGGVGVPQSCESALTHYRLVANQVASDVSLTGGSAVQRIRLLDEVENPGSTSGMLEEDLIQYYQFLAEKGDVQAQVGLGQLHLHGGRGVEQNHQRAYDYFNQAANAGNTHAMAFLGKMYSEGSEYIPQNNETALQYFKKASDLGNPVGQSGLGMAYLYGRGVPVNYELALKYFQKAAEQGWVDGQLQLGTMYYNGIGVKRDYKQALKFFNLASQAGHILAFYNLAQMHATGTGVMRSCHTAVELFKNVCERGRWSDRLMTAYGSFKEGETDAALVQYLLLAEQGYEVAQSNVAFILDQKGVKIFSENETYPRALLHWTRAAAQGYTVARIKLGDYHFYGYGTDVDYETAVIHYRLASEQQHSAQAMFNLGYMHEKGLGIKQDIHLAKRFYDMAAEASPDAQVPVFMALCKLGLVYTLQYLQDFNLKDLISQVDLDQLLGPEWDLYLMTVIALLLGTVIAYRQRQHQIIVPPRPPVPAPAPPPRPPQEQSPAQAEPQGQGETQAQGPAQEEEEQQ, from the exons atggGCTATCAAAGGTATTTAAAGACTGCAAGgaagttttattttttgacCATTCTGCTGATAGTCTTCGTCAAAGGAATAACAGCTG ATGAAGAGCAACACGGCAATGACGGACCAGAGTTAAAG TCTTACCATGATTCAGACTCTGAAGAAGAAGACGTCCGTCTGGCATCAGGAATTGTGGCTGGGGGCTCTGTGACCTCTGGTCATGAAGTCTCCCAGGCAGAAGAGGAGAAACAGTCACCTGGGGATGGACTGGAGGGTGAAGAGAAGGAGGACCTGCCGGAGCAGCCTCCCCCAGTTGAGAAAAAACCTAAAGAGG TTCCTGTGGTGAATGGAGGTACAGACCACGGAGAGCCCTGTATCTTCCCATTCCTCTTCCAGGGGAAGGAGTACTATGACTGTACCACTGATGGACGGGGGGATGGACGGCTGTGGTGCGCCACAGTCTACGACTACGACCAGGAGAAGAAGTGGGGTTTCTGTGAGA CGGATGAGCAGGCACAGCAGAGACTGCAGGCAGAGGAACTTGACGAGCAGTATCAGACTGTCCTGCGCATGCTCAATGCCACCACCAGGAGGGCCCAGAAGAAaga ATTATACGAAAAGCTGCTGAAAGTATCAGAGAAAGGCCACCAGAAAGCCATGGAGAAGGTGGCGTATGCCATGCTGTTTGGGGACTACATGAACCAGAATGTCACTAAGGCCAAAGAAATGTTTGAGAAGCTTGCTATGGAGGGCTCGCCTAAAGCTCAGATG GCTCTTGGCTTTCTGTACGCAGCAGGACTTGGAGTTAACTCGAGTCAGGCTAag GCCCTGGTTTACTACACCTTTGGCGCACTGGGTGGAAACTTGGTAGCTCATATGATCCTG ggctaCAGATACTGGGGAGGTGTGGGTGTTCCCCAGAGCTGTGAGTCAGCACTAACACACTACAGGCTTGTGGCAAATCAGg TGGCCAGTGACGTGTCCCTGACAGGGGGCTCAGCGGTGCAGAGGATCAGGCTGCTGGATGAGGTGGAGAACCCAGGATCTACCAGTGGGATGTTGGAGGAGGACTTGATCCAGTACTATCAGTTTCTGGCTGAGAAAGGAGATGTCCAGGCTCAG GTGGGTTTAGGTCAGCTTCACCTGCATGGAGGACGTGGAGTAGAACAGAATCATCAG AGGGCGTATGACTACTTCAACCAGGCTGCAAATGCAGGGAATACACACGCTATGGCTTTCCTCGGCAAG ATGTACTCCGAAGGCAGCGAGTATATCCCTCAGAACAACGAGACAGCCCTGCAGTACTTTAAGAAGGCCTCTGACTTG ggTAATCCAGTGGGACAGAGTGGCCTGGGCATGGCCTACCTATATGGAAGAGGTGTCCCAGTG AACTATGAGCTGGCACTGAAATACTTCCAGAAGGCAGCCGAGCAGGGCTGGGTGGACGGACAACTCCAGCTGGGCACCATGTATTACA ATGGCATTGGCGTGAAGCGTGATTACAAGCAGGCACTTAAATTCTTCAACCTGGCCTCACAGGCTGGCCACATCCTGGCTTTCTACAACTTGGCCCAGATgcatgctactggtactggtgTGATGCGCTCCTGCCACACTGCTGTGGAG CTTTTCAAGAACGTGTGTGAACGTGGTCGCTGGTCAGATCGTCTCATGACGGCCTACGGCAGCTTTAAGGAGGGTGAGACAGACGCTGCGCTGGTTCAGTATCTGCTGCTGGCTGAGCAAGGCTACGAGGTGGCCCAGAGCAACGTGGCCTTCATTCTGGACCAGA AAGGAGTAAAGATCTTCAGTGAGAATGAAACCTACCCTCGTGCTTTACTCCACTGGACAAGAGCTGCAGCACAAG GTTACACTGTGGCCAGGATAAAACTAGGGGACTACCACTTCTACGGCTACGGGACAGATGTGGACTATGAGACCGCTGTCATCCACTACAGGCTGGCATCAGAGCAGCAGCACAGTGCCCAGGCCATGTTTAACCTGGGTTACATGCATGAGAAAGGCCTGGGCATCAAACAG GACATCCATTTAGCCAAGCGTTTCTACGACATGGCCGCTGAAGCCAGTCCTGATGCCCAGGTCCCAGTTTTTATGGCCCTGTGCAAGCTGGGCCTGGTTTACACTCTGCAGTACCTGCAGGATTTTAAT TTAAAGGACCTGATTTCTCAGGTGGACCTGGACCAGCTTCTGGGCCCGGAGTGGGACCTCTACCTCATGACCGTCATCGCCCTATTGTTAGGCACAGTCATCGCCTACAGGCAACGCCAACACCAAATCATAGTTCCCCCTCGTCCACCGGTCCCTGCCCCAGCGCCCCCTCCTAGACCGCCTCAGGAACAGTCCCCAGCCCAGGCCGAGCcccagggacagggagaaacacaagCCCAGGGCCCGGcccaggaggaagaggagcagcagtGA
- the LOC116066104 gene encoding phospholipase B1, membrane-associated-like: protein MEWLWIAVATCMLTSCSVKGNDWWWEYEEGIRHYSKEALNKEFPEKTRPASFKHPVFQCPDMSPSHSVPTSVEFVKAADIKVIAALGDSLTTAIGANATTVLGIPIEFRHVSWSIGGYGSFQDVITLANIIKLFNPNLLGAAPGKTVHGMQGHISETGFNLAVTGHNTFNLPGQTRHLIDTLRGYEGLNFEKDWKLLTILMGMNDICDYCKDKALFSVDNYIHYMTMSLEMLMNEVPRMIVNVVQILPMQTLREVQKPTPGCLLQRSFCSCLIAPEAKSPELQELVEVNLEFQKRLESLLYSDRFFRDDFAVVLQPFLKQADPPRLPNGKIDMTFFTHDCFHFTIKGHEELAKGLWNNMFQPEGGKMIVSSFSDPISLICPPMEQPYIFTRPIAAKSDQPPLQSGALSQAAYFVLLLLLVGLACLGLL from the exons ATGGAGTGGCTTTGGATCGCCGTGGCAACATGTATGCTCACGTCCTGCTCTGTCAAAG GCAACGACTGGTGGTGGGAGTATGAGGAGGGGATACGACACTACAGCAAGGAGGCCCTCAACAAG GAGTTTCCAGAGAAAACTCGGCCGGCGAGCTTCAAACATCCTGTGTTCCAGTGCCCAGACATGAGTCCTTCTCACTCTGTACCCACCTCAG TTGAATTTGTAAAAGCGGCAGATATCAAAGTCATCGCTGCCTTGGGGGATTCACTGACG ACGGCCATCGGTGCCAACGCCACCACTGTCCTCGGGATTCCTATTGAGTTCCGTCATGTGTCGTGGAG CATTGGAGGCTACGGGTCATTTCAGGATGTCATTACTTTGGCAA acatcaTCAAGCTGTTCAATCCCAATCTGCTTGGTGCTGCTCCGGGCAAGACGGTTCATGGGATGCAGGGTCATATCAGCGAAACAGGCTTTAACCTGGCTGTGACTGGACATAACACCTT CAACCTCCCCGGCCAGACGAGACATTTGATCGACACACTGAGAGGTTATGAG GGTCTGAACTTCGAGAAGGACTGGAAGCTTTTGACCATTCTCATGGGCATGAATGACATCTGCGATTACTGCAAAGATAag GCTCTATTTTCAGTGGATAACTACATTCACTATATGACCATGTCCCTGGAAATGCTTATGAATGAG GTTCCCCGTATGATCGTTAATGTGGTTCAGATCCTGCCCATGCAGACTCTGAGGGAGGTGCAGAAGCCCACCCCGGGGTGCTTGCTCCAAAG GTCCTTCTGCTCGTGCCTGATAGCACCTGAAGCAAAGTCTCCTGAGCTTCAGGAGCTGGTAGAAGTCAATCTGGAGTTCCAG AAAAGACTTGAGTCGCTGCTGTATAGCGATCGTTTCTTCAGGGACGACTTCGCTGTCGTTCTTCAGCCCTTTCTGAAACAAGCTGACCCCCCCCGCCTTCCG AATGGGAAGATCGATATGACCTTCTTCACTCACGACTGCTTCCACTTCACCATTAAGGGACACGAGGAGCTGGCCAAGGGATTGTGGAACAACATG TTTCAGCCTGAGGGGGGTAAGATGATTGTGAGCAGCTTCTCTGACCCTATCAGTCTCATCTGTCCACCTATG GAACAGCCGTATATCTTCACCCGACCGATTGCAGCCAAGTCAGATCAGCCTCCACTGCAGTCTGGCGCTCTGTCACAGGCAGCGTACTTCGTGCTGCTCCTGCTCCTTGTGGGTTTGGCATGTCTCGGACTTCTGTAG